One segment of Flavobacterium sp. DNA contains the following:
- a CDS encoding aldose epimerase family protein, producing MEIKHKSHLNETYNSKSFGFMPDNNEILSFELSNKNGMKVEIINYGATVTSLQIPLSNGNLVDVVLGFDSVSSYLESYLLPSAPYFGTTVGRYAGRIHNGTFSLNGKTYELSKNNNGNSLHGGNIGFGKKVWNVTNQTLGENPSITFSLVSENLEENYPGELHVDLTYTLTEENELKLEYKAVSTEDTIINLTHHSYFNLDGHDTSVLNQKVFIDAEKMLETDSKNIPTGKFIDLTNHEFDFRSGKNCPASIDNSFVIDQTNTAAAVLSSSKNNLKMSVYTDQPSVHIYVGGNCFDVLKGKNDAVYHKTSGICFETQNFPDAPNQAHFPNSVLKKGEEYIQKTVYKFENIN from the coding sequence ATGGAAATAAAACATAAATCGCATTTAAACGAAACTTATAATTCTAAATCCTTTGGTTTCATGCCAGATAATAACGAAATTCTTTCTTTCGAATTATCGAACAAAAATGGTATGAAAGTGGAGATTATTAATTATGGAGCGACTGTAACATCTTTACAAATTCCGCTTTCAAACGGAAATCTTGTTGATGTTGTTTTAGGTTTCGATTCTGTTTCTTCGTATTTAGAATCTTATTTACTGCCAAGTGCGCCTTATTTTGGAACAACTGTCGGCCGTTACGCGGGAAGAATCCATAACGGAACTTTTTCTTTAAATGGAAAAACATATGAATTGTCCAAAAACAATAATGGAAATTCTCTGCATGGTGGAAATATTGGTTTTGGGAAAAAAGTATGGAACGTTACCAACCAGACTTTGGGAGAAAACCCTTCAATAACATTTAGTCTTGTAAGTGAAAATTTAGAGGAGAATTATCCGGGAGAATTGCATGTTGATTTGACTTATACTCTGACAGAAGAAAATGAATTGAAATTAGAGTATAAAGCGGTTTCTACAGAAGATACGATTATAAATTTAACGCATCATAGTTATTTCAATCTTGACGGACACGACACAAGTGTCTTAAATCAAAAGGTTTTTATTGATGCCGAAAAAATGTTAGAAACTGACAGCAAAAATATTCCAACTGGAAAATTTATTGATTTAACCAATCACGAATTTGATTTTAGATCTGGGAAAAATTGTCCGGCATCTATCGATAATTCTTTTGTAATTGATCAGACCAATACTGCTGCTGCCGTTTTATCGAGCTCAAAAAACAATTTGAAAATGAGCGTTTATACGGATCAGCCAAGTGTACATATATATGTAGGAGGAAATTGTTTTGATGTTTTGAAAGGAAAAAATGATGCTGTTTATCATAAAACAAGCGGAATTTGTTTTGAAACCCAAAATTTCCCAGACGCTCCAAATCAGGCACATTTTCCGAATTCGGTTTTGAAAAAAGGCGAAGAATATATTCAGAAAACGGTTTACAAATTTGAAAATATAAACTAA
- a CDS encoding GntR family transcriptional regulator: MNIISIQNNIGLPKYKQIILSIEKAIEEEKLIKGDHLPSVNKVCLAFSLSRDTVLLAYEELKKRGIIYAIPGKGYYVKSVEITIKQKIFLLFDELNIFKEDIYNSFLNNIGKNVQVDIFFHHFNSQVFQKLINDSNGNYTKYILMPTNLKDILPSIKTLPVGDVIILDQTNPDLKLYPAIYQNHQKDIFQGLKKGRERLNKYKKLILIFPGFREPLGMKLGFEDFCAEYHFESEIITEFTNREITEGDLYIIPNDRDLVRVIENARDKNLKLGTDFGIISYNETPLKKIAANGITTISTHFEGMGKILAEMVLKGKKEQIENKSSLIMRNSL; this comes from the coding sequence ATGAATATAATTTCGATTCAAAATAACATTGGCCTGCCAAAATATAAGCAGATAATTCTTTCAATAGAAAAAGCAATTGAAGAAGAAAAATTGATAAAAGGCGATCACCTTCCGTCAGTAAATAAAGTCTGTCTGGCGTTTTCACTATCTCGTGATACGGTTTTGCTGGCGTATGAAGAACTCAAAAAAAGAGGAATTATTTACGCCATTCCGGGAAAGGGATATTACGTTAAAAGCGTTGAAATCACTATAAAACAAAAGATTTTTTTACTTTTTGATGAGCTGAATATTTTCAAAGAAGATATTTATAATTCGTTTTTAAATAATATTGGAAAAAATGTTCAGGTAGATATTTTCTTTCATCATTTCAATAGTCAGGTTTTTCAGAAGCTTATAAATGACAGTAACGGAAATTACACCAAATACATTTTGATGCCGACGAATTTAAAAGATATTCTTCCTTCTATAAAAACCCTACCAGTAGGTGACGTAATTATACTGGATCAGACGAATCCGGATTTAAAATTGTATCCGGCAATTTATCAAAATCACCAAAAAGATATTTTTCAGGGGTTGAAAAAAGGAAGAGAAAGATTGAATAAATACAAAAAACTCATTTTAATTTTTCCGGGATTTAGAGAACCACTCGGAATGAAACTGGGTTTTGAAGATTTTTGTGCTGAATATCATTTCGAGTCTGAAATTATAACGGAGTTTACAAACAGAGAAATTACCGAAGGCGATTTGTACATAATTCCAAACGATCGTGATTTAGTTCGCGTAATTGAAAATGCGAGAGATAAAAACCTGAAACTGGGAACTGATTTTGGAATTATATCTTATAATGAAACGCCGCTGAAAAAAATTGCGGCAAACGGAATTACAACTATTTCAACTCATTTTGAAGGCATGGGAAAAATTTTAGCCGAAATGGTTTTGAAAGGAAAAAAAGAACAAATCGAAAACAAATCATCTTTGATTATGCGAAATTCTCTTTAA
- a CDS encoding NUDIX domain-containing protein, with translation MLNSYSTADKVLLAVDCIIFGFDNEGLKILLIKRDFEPEKGKWSLIGGFLKRDEVLDDAAIRILNTYTGLNDIYMEQLYAYSEIDRDPVERTISVSYFALINIENHNAELIKNYHAEWFPINDAPHLIFDHNEMVQNAIKRLRYKTSIKPIGFELLPEKFTMRQLLELYEAILSKELDKRNFISKINSLEILNKLDEKDMQSSRKGSYLYTFNKEKYEEKLLNDFVLNL, from the coding sequence ATGCTAAACAGTTATAGCACTGCTGATAAGGTTTTACTGGCGGTAGATTGTATTATTTTTGGATTCGACAATGAAGGCTTGAAAATACTTTTAATTAAAAGAGATTTTGAACCTGAAAAAGGAAAATGGTCTTTGATTGGAGGATTTTTAAAACGCGACGAAGTTTTAGACGATGCAGCGATTAGAATTTTAAATACATATACAGGTTTAAACGATATATACATGGAGCAGTTATATGCTTACAGTGAAATTGATCGTGACCCTGTTGAAAGAACTATTTCGGTTTCTTATTTTGCTTTAATTAATATCGAAAATCATAATGCCGAACTAATTAAAAATTATCATGCAGAATGGTTTCCAATTAATGATGCGCCACATTTAATTTTTGACCATAATGAAATGGTTCAAAATGCCATAAAAAGACTTCGTTATAAAACATCGATTAAACCAATTGGATTTGAATTGCTTCCGGAAAAATTCACTATGCGTCAGCTTTTAGAATTATATGAAGCAATTTTAAGCAAGGAATTAGATAAGAGAAATTTTATCAGTAAAATAAATTCTCTTGAAATCCTGAATAAACTGGATGAAAAAGACATGCAGTCGTCCCGAAAAGGATCTTATTTATACACTTTTAATAAAGAAAAGTACGAAGAGAAATTACTTAACGATTTTGTACTGAATTTATAA
- a CDS encoding TonB-dependent receptor codes for MITNQQLTFYRNFLLPKKDWILAICLLLFSVNQMSAQGRLINGVVTSAQDNLPLPGVNIMIKGTKTVAVTGFDGEYSIKASPNDVLVYSFIGFQPQEITVANQSKINVTLSEDTNKLNEVVVVGYGTQKKSDLTGSISVVDMEAAKKTVTYDPAKMLQGQVAGVTVQSSGEPGGFVNVKIRGINSFTNNNPLFVIDGMIVDSPNDFAPGDIESMQVLKDASSAAIYGVQGANGVVIITTKKGKAGKLDIKYKSLVGFQNVARKWDVTDRVGYQKITTAAELNAGLGIAPGNDPNSPSYISNVNTDWQKEAFETGIVNNQSLTFNGGAENLGYNLNVDYFKNSSYLNSPQDYERFSSNLNLYGKKGKFKYGAKLGFTQSDKENFNEYNAGQSAIVDLLGAVPTMPVYDPSRLGGYGGTDNLTQRAISMNVIGYNNLITNNGKRNRFIGDIWGELEIVKGLKYKLDVSYDRLDFQNRKFIPPSDLGWYYITTNDESSLDVSTGNQSRTFLNNLLTYEISLGKHKIDALAGWIQERKDYYNHWSRGVGYTPGEISMIQYADAISGGEYKNTVTNVSYLSRLNYSYDDRYFITGNFRQDKTSLFSEENNTGNFYSFSGAWKLSNEKFLHLPAWWNTIKIRGGYGKLGNNTIGVYAYSPTINAFAGYDFNNALAPGTTVVSAIDPNVHWEETATSNVAVELGFFDNDLQLTAEYYQKKSTDLLIGVPLPYSTGAFPASITTNAGAVKNSGLEFTAAYNNNHHEFKYSISANLGTLKNEVLQIGLNGNPIYGAASKTEVGRSIGELYTYQTVGIFQNAADLASSPTQTNAGVGDIKFKDINGDGAITDADRTYMGVSIPKYSYGFNFSANYKNWDFSMFWQGSGGNKVFNGLYRNLMTEQYGNHHVDALNYWTPTNTDTNVPRPIIGDPNGNARDSDRFIESGDYIKLQTMEIGYELPLPKDLFIQKAKIFVNGQNLWIISKYKGYDPDFNYNDGLFSRGYDAGSFPNPRTISLGVEVNF; via the coding sequence ATGATAACAAACCAACAATTAACTTTTTACCGCAATTTTTTATTGCCAAAAAAAGACTGGATTTTAGCAATTTGTCTGCTATTATTTTCAGTTAATCAAATGTCGGCTCAAGGCAGATTGATTAACGGAGTTGTTACTTCGGCACAGGACAATCTGCCTCTGCCGGGAGTAAATATTATGATTAAAGGAACCAAAACAGTTGCTGTAACTGGGTTTGACGGAGAGTATTCGATTAAAGCATCTCCAAACGATGTTTTAGTTTATTCATTTATTGGATTTCAGCCACAGGAAATCACAGTAGCAAATCAGTCAAAAATAAATGTAACATTAAGCGAAGACACTAATAAATTAAATGAAGTAGTAGTTGTAGGTTACGGTACACAAAAGAAATCTGATCTTACAGGTTCTATTAGTGTCGTAGATATGGAAGCTGCCAAGAAAACGGTGACTTATGATCCGGCAAAAATGCTTCAGGGACAAGTTGCCGGAGTTACAGTACAATCATCTGGAGAACCGGGAGGATTTGTAAATGTGAAAATTAGAGGAATTAACTCTTTTACAAACAATAATCCGCTTTTTGTTATTGACGGAATGATTGTAGACAGTCCAAACGATTTTGCTCCGGGCGATATTGAGTCGATGCAGGTTTTAAAAGACGCGTCATCAGCAGCTATTTATGGAGTTCAGGGTGCTAATGGAGTTGTAATTATTACAACCAAAAAAGGAAAAGCCGGAAAACTGGATATCAAATATAAATCGCTTGTTGGGTTTCAAAATGTAGCCAGAAAATGGGATGTTACTGATCGTGTGGGTTATCAGAAAATTACAACAGCAGCAGAGTTAAATGCAGGCTTAGGAATTGCTCCCGGAAATGATCCAAACAGCCCTTCTTATATCAGCAATGTTAATACCGACTGGCAGAAAGAAGCTTTTGAAACGGGTATTGTAAACAACCAATCTCTTACTTTTAATGGTGGAGCTGAAAATTTAGGATATAATCTAAATGTAGATTATTTCAAAAACAGCAGTTATCTAAACTCGCCTCAGGATTACGAAAGATTTTCTTCAAACTTGAATTTATATGGTAAAAAAGGAAAATTCAAATACGGAGCTAAACTTGGTTTTACACAATCAGATAAAGAAAATTTTAACGAATACAACGCAGGACAATCAGCAATTGTTGATTTATTAGGAGCTGTTCCAACAATGCCGGTTTACGATCCAAGCAGATTGGGCGGATACGGAGGAACAGACAACTTAACGCAGAGAGCTATTTCGATGAACGTAATTGGATACAACAATTTGATTACAAACAACGGAAAAAGAAATCGTTTCATAGGAGATATCTGGGGAGAACTTGAAATCGTAAAAGGTCTAAAATATAAACTGGATGTAAGTTATGACAGATTGGATTTTCAAAATAGAAAATTTATTCCGCCAAGTGATTTAGGCTGGTATTATATTACAACAAACGACGAATCTTCGTTAGACGTTTCGACAGGAAATCAGTCAAGAACATTCTTAAACAATTTACTAACATATGAAATTTCACTAGGTAAACATAAGATTGATGCTTTGGCCGGATGGATTCAGGAAAGAAAAGACTACTATAATCACTGGTCAAGAGGTGTAGGGTATACGCCGGGAGAAATCAGTATGATTCAGTATGCAGATGCTATCAGCGGCGGCGAATACAAAAATACAGTTACGAATGTCTCTTATTTAAGCCGTTTAAATTATTCTTATGATGATCGTTATTTCATTACAGGAAACTTCAGACAGGATAAAACATCTCTTTTCAGCGAAGAAAATAATACAGGAAATTTCTATTCTTTCTCAGGAGCCTGGAAATTAAGCAACGAAAAGTTCTTGCACTTACCAGCATGGTGGAACACAATTAAAATAAGAGGAGGTTACGGTAAATTAGGAAACAATACCATTGGGGTTTACGCCTATTCACCTACAATTAATGCCTTTGCAGGATATGATTTTAATAATGCATTAGCACCGGGAACAACAGTTGTGAGTGCAATTGACCCAAATGTGCATTGGGAAGAAACAGCAACATCAAACGTGGCGGTTGAATTAGGTTTTTTTGATAACGATTTGCAGTTAACAGCTGAATATTATCAGAAAAAATCAACCGATTTATTGATTGGAGTTCCGCTTCCGTATTCAACAGGAGCATTTCCGGCAAGTATTACAACCAATGCAGGAGCAGTTAAAAACAGCGGTTTGGAGTTTACAGCGGCTTACAATAACAATCACCATGAATTCAAATACAGTATTTCGGCTAACTTAGGAACTCTTAAAAATGAAGTTTTACAAATTGGTTTAAACGGAAATCCTATTTACGGAGCCGCTTCAAAAACAGAAGTTGGAAGATCGATAGGAGAATTGTATACGTATCAAACAGTTGGAATTTTTCAAAATGCAGCTGATTTGGCTTCTTCACCAACTCAAACCAATGCAGGCGTTGGAGATATTAAATTTAAAGATATCAATGGAGACGGAGCTATTACAGATGCCGACAGAACATACATGGGAGTTTCGATTCCTAAATACAGCTACGGATTTAATTTTAGTGCAAATTATAAAAACTGGGATTTTTCAATGTTCTGGCAAGGTTCAGGAGGAAACAAAGTATTCAACGGATTGTACCGCAATTTAATGACAGAACAATACGGAAACCACCATGTTGACGCTTTAAATTACTGGACACCAACTAACACAGATACAAACGTACCAAGGCCAATAATTGGAGATCCAAACGGTAACGCCAGAGATTCAGACAGATTTATCGAAAGCGGAGATTATATCAAATTGCAAACGATGGAAATCGGATACGAGCTTCCGCTGCCAAAAGATTTGTTTATACAAAAAGCTAAAATATTCGTAAACGGTCAAAACTTATGGATCATAAGTAAATACAAAGGTTACGATCCTGATTTTAATTACAATGACGGATTATTTTCAAGAGGATACGACGCTGGATCTTTTCCAAACCCAAGAACCATTTCTTTGGGTGTTGAAGTGAATTTTTAA
- a CDS encoding RagB/SusD family nutrient uptake outer membrane protein — MKYKIFNYITVFFSLTLVTTSCVNDEDLLQVDPNVETAGSFWKTDQDAIEGVNAAYGSLLTDGTYMRSTPLLLDLKGDDTRSNSPWGAMYNVGRFNSNPTDAAIYGWAYETYYQGIYRANQVLENVPKIDMEDGALKNRIIGQAYFLRGLYLFHAVNMFKNVPLPTEIAVYYPQKTQEEGWAQVIADFKAAADLLPTSYDGISGLDGGQKGRATKGAALGYLGKAYLFTKDFTNARTTFKQVIDLGVYSLVANYRDNFITANENNSESLFEVQFSRSAGGVDLGWGGAPASGWGKTSARAITYAPRAFGWTDVQPSWTLFNEFQEEKTKTGAVDPRLDATIFYNKPGGMQLYGKDFATFYASSPADLNDIFCRKYQNSDGEFADEYDWRSGINERLLRYADILLMYAETLNETGDTPRAYTYIQMVRNRVNLPDLSVTKPGMTQEQMREQIGHERFLEFPLEGHRFDDIRRWGWLQNPTKLAWLKTRDVEFNSYAAGREYFPIPQLEMDNNPGTKQNDSY, encoded by the coding sequence ATGAAATATAAAATATTTAACTATATAACAGTTTTCTTTTCACTAACCCTTGTAACAACAAGTTGTGTTAATGACGAAGATTTACTGCAGGTTGATCCTAACGTAGAAACGGCAGGTTCATTTTGGAAAACAGATCAGGACGCTATTGAAGGTGTAAATGCGGCTTACGGAAGTTTACTGACAGATGGAACTTATATGAGAAGTACACCTTTACTTTTAGATTTAAAAGGAGACGATACTCGCAGTAACAGCCCTTGGGGTGCAATGTACAACGTTGGACGTTTCAATTCAAATCCAACAGATGCGGCTATTTACGGCTGGGCTTATGAAACCTATTATCAGGGAATTTATCGTGCCAATCAGGTGCTTGAAAATGTTCCGAAAATTGACATGGAAGACGGGGCGCTTAAAAACAGAATCATCGGGCAGGCTTATTTTTTAAGAGGATTGTATTTATTTCATGCCGTAAATATGTTCAAAAATGTGCCGCTTCCGACAGAAATTGCAGTGTATTATCCACAAAAAACTCAAGAAGAAGGCTGGGCTCAGGTTATTGCCGATTTTAAAGCAGCGGCTGATTTACTGCCAACTTCTTACGATGGAATTTCAGGTTTAGACGGAGGTCAAAAAGGACGTGCAACAAAAGGCGCCGCTCTTGGATATTTAGGAAAAGCATATTTGTTTACAAAAGATTTTACCAATGCCAGAACAACCTTTAAACAAGTTATTGATTTAGGAGTTTATTCTCTAGTAGCAAATTACCGAGACAATTTTATAACTGCAAACGAAAATAATTCTGAATCTCTTTTTGAAGTACAATTTAGCCGAAGTGCCGGAGGAGTTGATTTAGGATGGGGCGGTGCGCCTGCATCTGGCTGGGGAAAAACATCGGCTCGTGCGATTACGTATGCACCAAGAGCTTTTGGATGGACAGACGTTCAGCCTTCATGGACTTTGTTTAACGAATTTCAGGAAGAAAAAACAAAAACAGGAGCAGTTGATCCCCGTTTAGACGCTACTATTTTCTACAATAAACCAGGCGGAATGCAATTGTACGGTAAAGATTTTGCCACATTTTACGCTTCAAGCCCTGCCGATTTAAATGATATTTTTTGTAGAAAATACCAAAACTCTGATGGAGAATTTGCAGACGAATACGACTGGCGTTCCGGAATTAACGAACGTTTGTTAAGATATGCCGATATTCTTTTAATGTATGCCGAAACTCTAAACGAAACAGGAGATACTCCTAGAGCATATACTTATATTCAAATGGTAAGAAACAGAGTTAATCTTCCGGATTTATCAGTAACAAAACCGGGAATGACGCAAGAACAAATGAGAGAACAGATTGGTCACGAAAGATTTTTAGAATTCCCTCTTGAAGGTCACCGTTTTGACGATATCCGTCGTTGGGGATGGCTTCAGAATCCAACAAAACTAGCCTGGTTAAAAACAAGAGACGTTGAGTTTAATTCTTACGCAGCAGGAAGAGAATATTTTCCGATCCCGCAGTTAGAAATGGACAACAATCCGGGGACAAAACAGAATGACAGTTATTAA
- a CDS encoding arabinan endo-1,5-alpha-L-arabinosidase, with product MKTITSLVLFAILLGSCQNEDVIIPSNESAAAESQNSQVKNNLTAKTVSGNVPSHDPSTIVKSGVNYYVFTTGDNIPMTYSTNLTSWTWGTSVFTSTPSWITGYVPGFTKTFWAPDVAWFNNRWNMYYSCSTFGSATSAIGLVTTPAISQSAGTNWTDRGVVVSSSSASDVNAIDPSILVDGSNVYMAYGSWHAGIGVIQINPSTGKTTGSKTIVAGGNSASWEAPCLIKEGSYYYLFVNRGTCCNGVNSTYYIVVGRSTSPFGPFTDKNGVSLKSGGGTTVLATQGNYIGPGHLSRITGTQKGAVHYYDGADSGNPKLEIVYFTWSSGWPTLSY from the coding sequence ATGAAAACAATTACAAGTTTGGTTTTATTCGCAATATTATTAGGAAGTTGTCAAAATGAAGATGTTATAATCCCTTCGAATGAGAGTGCAGCAGCAGAATCTCAAAATTCTCAGGTAAAAAATAATCTAACGGCTAAAACAGTAAGCGGAAACGTTCCGTCACACGACCCTAGCACAATAGTAAAAAGCGGTGTTAATTATTATGTTTTTACAACAGGAGATAATATCCCAATGACGTATTCAACAAATTTAACCAGCTGGACTTGGGGAACTTCAGTATTTACTTCTACCCCAAGCTGGATTACAGGTTACGTTCCGGGTTTTACTAAAACATTCTGGGCTCCGGATGTGGCATGGTTCAATAACCGCTGGAACATGTATTATTCCTGTTCGACTTTTGGTTCGGCAACTTCTGCAATTGGTTTGGTTACAACACCAGCCATTTCACAAAGTGCTGGAACAAACTGGACAGACAGAGGTGTTGTTGTTTCTTCTTCATCAGCATCAGATGTAAATGCAATCGATCCATCCATTTTAGTTGACGGAAGCAATGTTTATATGGCTTATGGTTCATGGCATGCCGGAATTGGAGTGATTCAAATTAATCCTTCAACCGGAAAAACAACAGGAAGTAAAACCATTGTAGCGGGCGGAAACAGCGCCTCTTGGGAAGCACCGTGTTTAATAAAAGAAGGCAGTTACTACTATTTGTTCGTAAACCGAGGGACATGCTGTAACGGCGTAAACAGCACTTATTACATTGTTGTAGGACGCTCTACAAGCCCGTTTGGGCCATTTACAGACAAAAATGGAGTATCTTTAAAAAGCGGCGGCGGAACCACAGTTTTAGCCACGCAGGGAAATTACATTGGTCCGGGACATTTGTCAAGAATTACAGGTACTCAAAAAGGAGCTGTTCATTATTATGACGGAGCAGACAGCGGAAATCCTAAACTCGAAATCGTATATTTTACATGGTCATCAGGATGGCCTACACTTTCTTATTAA
- a CDS encoding alpha-L-arabinofuranosidase C-terminal domain-containing protein translates to MKKALLITFLIAVCESGFSQNATVVTIKNNTDAPTINKNIYGHFAEHLGRCIYGGFFVGDTSKIPNTKGVRNDIIAALKDLKIPNLRWPGGCFADTYHWKDGIGPKEQRPTIVNQWWGGVTEDNSFGTHDFLNLCEVLGAEPYLSGNVGSGTVQELSDWVQYTNFGGKSPMSDLRKKNGRTEPWKVKFWGIGNEAWGCGGNMTADYYANEYRKFTTFMSDWNNTGGITRIASGANSSDYNWTEVLMKNIPLNMLGGVGVHHYAVIDWGKKGDGVNFSEEEYFKTMQSALKMEELVTKHAAVMDKYDPEKKVAMVVDEWGGWYEVEKGTNPGFLYQQNTMRDAVLAGSTLNIFNNHADRVRMANLAQCVNVLQAVILTDKAKMIVTPTYHVMKMYSVHQDAKLLPISFQSPLYTVKGETLPAVSVSASKDKNGAVHISLVNVDAKNKNKIEIDTNDLGVKNFTGQIITSAKLQDYNSFDTPNKIVPTVFKGFENKKGKLEITIPPFSVIVLEGK, encoded by the coding sequence ATGAAAAAAGCACTTTTAATCACATTTCTTATCGCCGTTTGTGAGTCAGGTTTCTCCCAAAACGCCACAGTTGTAACCATAAAAAACAACACTGATGCACCAACAATTAACAAAAATATCTACGGACATTTTGCTGAACATTTAGGACGTTGTATTTACGGTGGTTTTTTTGTTGGAGATACCTCAAAAATACCAAATACAAAAGGTGTTAGAAATGATATTATAGCCGCTTTAAAAGACCTGAAAATTCCAAATTTAAGATGGCCGGGAGGTTGTTTTGCCGACACCTATCACTGGAAAGACGGAATTGGTCCAAAAGAACAAAGACCAACAATTGTAAACCAATGGTGGGGCGGTGTAACCGAAGATAACAGCTTTGGAACACATGACTTTTTAAACCTTTGCGAAGTTTTAGGAGCAGAACCGTATTTATCCGGAAACGTAGGAAGCGGAACTGTTCAGGAATTATCAGACTGGGTTCAGTACACCAATTTTGGAGGAAAAAGCCCGATGAGTGATTTACGTAAAAAGAACGGAAGAACGGAACCTTGGAAAGTAAAATTCTGGGGAATTGGAAACGAAGCCTGGGGCTGCGGCGGAAATATGACTGCAGATTATTATGCTAATGAATATCGCAAGTTTACCACTTTTATGTCTGACTGGAACAACACTGGAGGCATTACCCGAATAGCATCCGGAGCAAATAGTTCTGACTATAACTGGACAGAAGTATTAATGAAAAACATTCCACTAAATATGTTAGGCGGAGTCGGCGTTCATCATTATGCCGTAATTGACTGGGGCAAAAAAGGAGACGGCGTTAATTTTTCTGAAGAAGAATATTTCAAAACCATGCAGTCTGCCTTAAAAATGGAAGAACTCGTAACAAAACATGCTGCCGTAATGGACAAATACGATCCGGAGAAAAAAGTTGCCATGGTTGTAGACGAATGGGGCGGATGGTATGAAGTAGAAAAAGGAACAAATCCGGGATTTTTATATCAGCAAAATACCATGCGCGATGCTGTTTTAGCAGGTTCAACTTTAAACATTTTCAATAACCATGCAGACAGAGTTCGAATGGCAAATCTGGCACAATGTGTTAATGTTCTGCAAGCCGTAATCTTAACTGATAAAGCCAAAATGATTGTAACGCCAACGTATCATGTAATGAAAATGTACAGCGTTCATCAGGATGCAAAACTATTACCAATCAGTTTTCAGTCACCATTGTATACTGTAAAAGGAGAAACACTTCCTGCAGTATCAGTTTCGGCATCAAAAGACAAAAACGGAGCAGTACATATTTCATTGGTAAATGTTGATGCTAAAAACAAAAACAAAATAGAAATTGACACAAACGATCTTGGAGTTAAAAACTTTACAGGACAAATTATAACATCTGCAAAATTGCAGGATTACAATTCATTCGATACACCAAACAAAATTGTTCCAACAGTTTTTAAAGGTTTTGAAAACAAAAAAGGAAAACTAGAAATTACAATTCCTCCTTTCTCAGTAATTGTTTTAGAAGGAAAATAA